A single region of the Gemmatimonadales bacterium genome encodes:
- the glnA gene encoding type I glutamate--ammonia ligase, whose product MSTTVRPRAPLRTAPSSDAAALLQLLKDRKIQVVDVKFCDLPGTWQHFSIPAATLDAEMLKEGLGFDGSSIRGFQAINESDMLLVPDVSTAFIDPVLEVPTLSLTCDIYDPVTLEPYSRDPRFIAFKAEEYLRTTGIATACYWGPEAEFFIFNSVRFDQNAFEAYYHIDSDEGIWNSGSNGKPNLGHRPRHKEGYFPVPPADRLQDVRSKIMLALIEAGVPVEVQHHEVATAGQAEIDFRFGTLVQTADRLLVYKYIVKNVCHSLGYTATFMPKPLFGDNGSGMHVHQSLWKGDENLFFDEKGYALLSETARHYIGGLLAHAPALLALCAPTTNSYRRLVPGFEAPVNLMYSARNRSAICRIPCYSSSPKARRVEFRAPDPTANPYLAFSAMLMAGLDGITRRLEPPAPIDEDLYELHDERKATIKTVPGSLAEALDALERDHEFLLAGDVFTPDVIATWIGYKRAKDVAAVSLRPHPYEFFLYYDA is encoded by the coding sequence ATGAGCACCACGGTCAGGCCCAGGGCTCCCCTCCGCACCGCGCCATCGAGCGACGCCGCGGCACTCCTCCAGTTGCTCAAGGACCGAAAAATCCAGGTCGTGGACGTGAAGTTCTGCGACCTGCCGGGCACGTGGCAGCACTTCTCGATCCCGGCGGCCACGCTCGACGCCGAGATGCTCAAGGAGGGGCTCGGGTTCGACGGCTCGTCGATTCGCGGCTTTCAGGCGATCAACGAGAGCGACATGCTGCTCGTGCCCGACGTGTCCACCGCGTTCATCGATCCGGTGCTCGAGGTGCCGACGCTCTCGCTCACCTGCGATATCTACGACCCGGTCACGCTGGAGCCCTACTCGCGCGACCCCCGCTTCATCGCCTTCAAGGCCGAGGAATACCTCAGGACGACAGGCATCGCGACCGCCTGCTACTGGGGCCCCGAGGCCGAGTTCTTCATTTTCAACTCGGTGCGCTTCGACCAGAACGCGTTCGAGGCGTATTACCATATCGATTCGGACGAGGGGATCTGGAATTCGGGGTCCAACGGAAAGCCGAACCTGGGCCACCGGCCGCGCCACAAGGAGGGCTACTTCCCGGTGCCACCCGCCGACCGGCTGCAGGACGTGCGCTCGAAGATCATGCTGGCACTCATCGAGGCCGGGGTGCCGGTCGAGGTGCAGCATCACGAGGTAGCCACGGCGGGACAGGCGGAAATCGACTTCCGCTTCGGCACGCTGGTCCAGACGGCCGACCGCCTGCTGGTCTACAAGTACATCGTGAAGAACGTCTGCCACAGCCTGGGCTACACGGCCACGTTCATGCCCAAGCCTCTCTTCGGTGACAACGGGTCCGGCATGCACGTGCACCAGTCGCTCTGGAAGGGCGACGAAAACCTCTTCTTCGACGAGAAGGGCTACGCGCTCCTGTCGGAGACGGCCCGGCACTACATCGGGGGTCTCCTCGCCCACGCGCCGGCGCTGCTTGCGCTCTGCGCGCCGACCACCAATAGCTACCGGCGGCTGGTGCCGGGCTTCGAGGCACCGGTCAACCTCATGTACTCGGCGCGGAACCGCTCGGCGATCTGCCGGATCCCGTGCTACTCGTCGAGCCCCAAGGCACGCCGCGTGGAGTTCCGCGCGCCTGATCCCACTGCCAACCCGTACCTCGCGTTTTCGGCGATGCTCATGGCCGGCCTCGATGGCATCACGCGGAGGCTCGAGCCGCCCGCCCCGATCGACGAGGACCTGTACGAGCTACACGACGAGCGCAAGGCGACGATCAAGACCGTGCCCGGGAGCCTCGCCGAGGCGCTCGATGCGCTCGAGCGCGACCACGAGTTCCTGCTGGCCGGCGATGTCTTCACGCCGGACGTGATCGCTACCTGGATCGGCTACAAGCGGGCGAAGGACGTCGCGGCCGTGAGCTTGCGGCCGCATCCGTACGAGTTCTTCCTCTACTACGACGCGTAG
- a CDS encoding P-II family nitrogen regulator: MKLITCIIRPERLTEVKAALFRAGVTGISISRVSGHGGERDLVEHYRASSIVLEFREKVKIEIAVSDPFVEPTINAILTSARTGEVGDGKIFVQALEQVIRIRTGETANAALTPVTADEVQRSALQAAGSK, encoded by the coding sequence ATGAAACTGATCACCTGCATCATTCGGCCGGAGCGCCTTACCGAGGTGAAGGCGGCGCTTTTCCGTGCCGGGGTCACCGGCATCTCGATCAGCCGCGTAAGCGGCCACGGCGGCGAGCGAGACCTGGTGGAGCACTACCGTGCGTCGTCGATCGTGCTCGAGTTCCGCGAGAAGGTGAAGATCGAGATCGCTGTTTCGGACCCGTTCGTCGAGCCCACGATCAACGCCATCCTCACCTCGGCCCGTACCGGCGAGGTGGGAGACGGCAAGATCTTCGTCCAGGCGCTGGAGCAGGTCATCCGCATCCGGACGGGCGAGACGGCGAACGCCGCGCTGACGCCGGTCACTGCCGACGAAGTGCAGCGGAGCGCGTTGCAGGCAGCCGGCTCGAAGTGA
- the ilvD gene encoding dihydroxy-acid dehydratase: MAHELRSREITGGLERAPNRAMLRAVGFGDGDFSKPIVGIANGYSTITPCNAGLDLLAHRAEAAVRAAGGMPQLFGTITVSDGISMGTEGMKYSLVSREVIADSIETACGAQRMDGVVAIGGCDKNMPGAMIAIARMNIPAIFVYGGTIKPGHLDGRDLTVVSAFEAVGQFSAGRIGADELLAVERHACPGRGSCGGMYTANTMSSVIEAMGMSLPGSSTMAAEDVEKEESAARSGEVLMTAVRRQLLPRQILTRKAFENGISVVMALGGSTNAVLHLLAMARAAEVPLTLDDFETIRARVPVLADLKPSGRFVATDLHRAGGVPQVTRMLLAHGLLHGDALTITGETVAQVLRDVPDEPPAEQEVVRPWRRPVYPQGHLAILRGNLATEGAVAKITGVKTPRMTGPARVFESEETCLEAILAGSIRPGDVLVIRYEGPRGGPGMREMLAPTSAIIGAGLGDSVGLITDGRFSGGTYGMVVGHVAPEAAVGGAIALVHDGDPITIDAERRLLHLELSDEVLAQRRAEWRAPAPRYRAGVLHKYARQVSSASLGAVTDL; the protein is encoded by the coding sequence ATGGCCCATGAACTGCGCAGCCGCGAGATCACGGGAGGCCTTGAGCGCGCCCCCAACCGCGCCATGCTCCGCGCCGTCGGCTTCGGCGACGGCGATTTCTCCAAGCCCATCGTCGGCATCGCCAACGGATACAGCACGATCACACCCTGCAACGCGGGGCTCGACCTGCTCGCGCACCGAGCCGAGGCGGCCGTGCGCGCGGCCGGCGGCATGCCGCAGCTCTTCGGCACCATCACGGTGAGCGACGGAATCTCGATGGGCACCGAGGGGATGAAGTACTCCCTCGTCTCCCGCGAGGTGATCGCCGATTCGATCGAGACCGCCTGCGGCGCGCAGCGGATGGACGGCGTCGTTGCGATCGGGGGCTGCGACAAGAACATGCCGGGCGCCATGATCGCCATCGCCCGCATGAACATTCCGGCCATCTTCGTTTACGGCGGCACCATCAAGCCGGGCCATCTCGACGGGCGCGATCTCACCGTCGTGAGCGCGTTCGAAGCGGTCGGGCAGTTCAGCGCCGGACGCATCGGCGCCGACGAGCTGCTCGCCGTGGAGCGGCACGCCTGCCCCGGCCGTGGGTCGTGTGGCGGGATGTACACCGCCAACACGATGTCGTCGGTGATCGAGGCCATGGGCATGAGCCTCCCGGGCTCATCCACCATGGCCGCCGAGGACGTCGAAAAGGAAGAGAGCGCCGCTCGCTCGGGCGAAGTGCTGATGACGGCCGTCCGCCGCCAGTTGCTCCCCCGGCAGATCCTCACCCGGAAGGCTTTCGAGAACGGAATCAGCGTGGTGATGGCGCTCGGCGGCTCGACCAACGCGGTGCTGCACCTGCTCGCCATGGCGCGCGCGGCCGAGGTGCCGCTCACCCTCGACGATTTCGAGACCATCCGCGCACGCGTGCCGGTGCTTGCCGATCTCAAGCCGTCGGGCCGGTTCGTCGCGACCGATCTGCACCGGGCCGGCGGCGTGCCGCAGGTGACGCGGATGCTGCTGGCGCACGGCCTGCTGCACGGCGACGCGCTTACCATCACCGGCGAAACGGTGGCGCAGGTGCTGCGCGACGTGCCCGACGAGCCGCCGGCGGAGCAGGAGGTGGTCCGGCCGTGGCGCCGCCCGGTGTACCCGCAGGGGCACCTCGCAATCCTGCGAGGCAACCTCGCGACCGAAGGCGCCGTCGCCAAGATCACGGGCGTCAAGACGCCGCGCATGACCGGCCCCGCCCGCGTGTTCGAATCCGAGGAAACGTGCCTCGAGGCGATTCTGGCCGGGAGCATTCGCCCCGGCGACGTCCTCGTGATCCGCTACGAGGGCCCGCGCGGCGGCCCCGGCATGCGGGAAATGCTGGCGCCCACGTCCGCCATCATCGGCGCCGGGCTCGGCGACAGCGTCGGGCTCATCACCGATGGGCGCTTCTCAGGAGGGACGTACGGGATGGTGGTGGGCCACGTCGCGCCCGAAGCCGCGGTCGGCGGTGCCATCGCGCTGGTGCACGATGGCGACCCGATCACGATCGACGCCGAGCGCCGGTTGCTACACCTCGAGTTGTCGGACGAGGTTCTGGCGCAACGGC